A region of Necator americanus strain Aroian chromosome I, whole genome shotgun sequence DNA encodes the following proteins:
- a CDS encoding hypothetical protein (NECATOR_CHRI.G1586.T1) — MEKIIYDFYSDLFDSRVHLHHLRKDGQVNPEVLPSEIQHATMSVKNRAAPGPDRIRPEHPKSLPLVLINTLARLFTRYLSECKVPKQCKSSKTVLLYKKGDPHDIGNYRPICLLSVIYKLFTRVNLNRIEKVLDEGQPREQAGFRKGFSTIDRIHSVSKLIEVSREYKMPLCLTFIDLKKAFDSVETEAIMEELDNQGVPTQYIKVLRKL; from the coding sequence atggagaaaatcatctacgacttctactctgatctcttcgacagccgtgTCCACTTGCACCATCTGAGgaaagatggacaagtcaatccagaggttctcccgtccgaaatacaaCATGCCACCATGTCGGTAAAAAATCGtgcggcacccggtcccgacagaataagaccagaacacccgAAGAGCCTTCCGttagtactcatcaacaccctggcgaggctcttcacaCGTTATCtttcggaatgcaaggttcctaaacagtgcaagagcagcaagaccgtgttgttgtataaaaagggagatccacatgacatcggcaactatcgtccaatctgcctactgtccgtcatctataagctctttacaagagtgaaccttaataggattgaaaaagtcctggatgaaggacagccacgcgagcaagcagggtttcgaaaaggattcagcacgattgaccgcATTCACagtgtttcgaaactcatcgaggtatcacgagagtacaagatgccgctctgtctcactttcatcgacttgaagaaggccttcgactcagttgaaaCGGAAGCGATCATGGAAGaattggacaaccaaggcgttcctactcagtacataaaggtacttcgaaaGCTGtaa
- a CDS encoding hypothetical protein (NECATOR_CHRI.G1586.T2), translating to MEKIIYDFYSDLFDSRVHLHHLRKDGQVNPEVLPSEIQHATMSVKNRAAPGPDRIRPEHPKSLPLVLINTLARLFTRYLSECKVPKQCKSSKTVLLYKKGDPHDIGNYRPICLLSVIYKLFTRVNLNRIEKVLDEGQPREQAGFRKGFSTIDRIHSVSKLIEVSREYKMPLCLTFIDLKKAFDSVETEAIMEELDNQGVPTQYIKPPSRTQCESWEWDDMGVKVDGRQLHHLRFADDIVLITPSISQAERMLTEFDETCGCIGRQLNLQNTMFMRIPHSRSTERTYLNAPATFIWVGN from the exons atggagaaaatcatctacgacttctactctgatctcttcgacagccgtgTCCACTTGCACCATCTGAGgaaagatggacaagtcaatccagaggttctcccgtccgaaatacaaCATGCCACCATGTCGGTAAAAAATCGtgcggcacccggtcccgacagaataagaccagaacacccgAAGAGCCTTCCGttagtactcatcaacaccctggcgaggctcttcacaCGTTATCtttcggaatgcaaggttcctaaacagtgcaagagcagcaagaccgtgttgttgtataaaaagggagatccacatgacatcggcaactatcgtccaatctgcctactgtccgtcatctataagctctttacaagagtgaaccttaataggattgaaaaagtcctggatgaaggacagccacgcgagcaagcagggtttcgaaaaggattcagcacgattgaccgcATTCACagtgtttcgaaactcatcgaggtatcacgagagtacaagatgccgctctgtctcactttcatcgacttgaagaaggccttcgactcagttgaaaCGGAAGCGATCATGGAAGaattggacaaccaaggcgttcctactcagtacataaag ccaccctcgagaacgcaatgcgaaagttgggaatgggacgacatgggagtgaaggttgatggtcggcagctacaccatttgcgctttgctgatgacatcgtactgataacacctagcatcagccaagcggaacgaatgctgaccgaattcgacgaaacatgtggatgcatcggtcgtcagctgaatctgcaaaacacgatgttcatgcggataccccattcacgctcaacggaacgaacatatctgaatgcaccagctacgtttatctgggtcgggaactaa
- a CDS encoding hypothetical protein (NECATOR_CHRI.G1587.T3) — MAICTYNARTLASEVAIEDLMMQAKKIKYDVIGLTETTRGVGGVGVLVNTRTAKNIDFFDQLTTRIGRLRMRRWGPTPALTIFVAYAPISSYEKEEVEAFYMDLEKFYREDHAFYKVIIGDFNAKIGPRRTPEKLQIGTNGLQWNDQGERLSEFIMTTKTIVTRNSRSPPLYAGRGSHPAEGTVMK; from the exons atggcgatctgtacttataacgcacgtacgcttgcatcggaagtggccatcgaagatctgatgatgcaagccaagaagatcaagtacgacgtcatcggactgaccgagacgac tagaggtgttggtggagttggcgtcctcgtcaacacgagaacGGCAAAGAACATTGACTTTTTCGACCAACTTActacccgaatcggacgtctgcggatgagaagatggggtccaacaccagctttgactatcttcgtcgcttacgctccaatatcaagctacgaaaaagaagaagtcgaagctttctatatggacctagagaagttctaccgagaagatcatgccttctacaaggtcataattggcgatttcaacgccaaaattggcccaagaagaacgccggagaaACTTCAAATCGGGACcaacggcctacaatggaatgaccagggggagaggctctccgagttcatcatgacgactaagaccatagtgactcgcaattccagaagccctcctctctacgctggacgtgggagtcacccggcggagggtaccgtaatgaaatag
- a CDS encoding hypothetical protein (NECATOR_CHRI.G1587.T2) encodes MAICTYNARTLASEVAIEDLMMQAKKIKYDVIGLTETTRGVGGVGVLVNTRTAKNIDFFDQLTTRIGRLRMRRWGPTPALTIFVAYAPISSYEKEEVEAFYMDLEKFYREDHAFYKKPSSLRWTWESPGGGYRNEIDHIIVNKRFCLTDVAVVSKFYTASDHRLLRGKFSFTRRAEKAAKVRERNPRATINWDLFATLAGFWEDSAMDNIDKEYDRLLEHLHDCAKKAESFKTTKRRLSLETLELIRQRGAARAAGSQELTSELTKLCREAIKEDLKERKAEGRLKLQRRGKASAMPVETSPVARRG; translated from the exons atggcgatctgtacttataacgcacgtacgcttgcatcggaagtggccatcgaagatctgatgatgcaagccaagaagatcaagtacgacgtcatcggactgaccgagacgac tagaggtgttggtggagttggcgtcctcgtcaacacgagaacGGCAAAGAACATTGACTTTTTCGACCAACTTActacccgaatcggacgtctgcggatgagaagatggggtccaacaccagctttgactatcttcgtcgcttacgctccaatatcaagctacgaaaaagaagaagtcgaagctttctatatggacctagagaagttctaccgagaagatcatgccttctacaag aagccctcctctctacgctggacgtgggagtcacccggcggagggtaccgtaatgaaatagaccacatcatcgtcaataaaaggttctgcctgacggatgtcgctgttgtatcaaagttctatacggcatcggaccatcgcctcctccgaggaaaattttccttcacaaggagagcagagaaagccgccaaggtcagggagagaaatcccagggctaccatcaactgggatctcttcgccacgctagccggcttttgggaagattccgcaatggacaacatcgacaaggaatatgaccggcttcttgaacaccttcacgactgcgcgaagaaggctgagagttttaaaaccaccaagagacgcctgtctcttgaaactcttgagctgatacgccagcgtggagcagcacgagccgcagggagtcaagaactcacgtccgaactcacaaagctttgcagagaggcgataaaggaagaccttaaagagagaaaggCAGAAGGcaggctgaagctgcagagacggggaaaagcatccgctatgcccgtcgagacttcgccagtcgcaagacgaggatga
- a CDS encoding hypothetical protein (NECATOR_CHRI.G1585.T4) — MATASTYQLPPPPALWSLQSARFHQMMLLGWMTMTIGCLRGSISMVIVCMITRAESAVLAVNESTTEAPWHRFFHRNHNTDLYAISLSVPEQSTIHSTYYFATLIGLFLSHFLIGRFHAKRILTFGLLLNSTGSILMPFLLIALPNWLTIVIVRALMGFGNGFVTPCSVYIVAKWFPSHEKITAITALFIGQSRKYGGVEEVSTCVPGLLHYILDALIQLTTDASTCFVEFGQHSFRLADARCYQYDVISKAQMV; from the exons ATGGCTACTGCGTCTACTTATCAGCTGCCTCCACCTCCCG CATTGTGGTCACTTCAGTCGGCACGATTCCATCAAATGATGTTGCTTGGCTGGATGACAATGACAATTGGTTGCCTTCGAGGAAGCATAAGCATGGTTATTGTATGTATGATAACAAG AGCTGAGTCAGCTGTGTTGGCTGTGAACGAGAGCACTACGGAAGCACCATGGCATCGATTTTTTCACAGAAATCACAACACT GACCTCTATGCAATCTCATTATCAGTTCCCGAACAGTCGACTATTCACTCCACTTACTATTTTGCAACGCTAATTGGATTATTTCTATCGCATTTCCTCATAGGAAg ATTTCATGCAAAGCGAATATTAACATTCGGTCTACTTCTCAATTCAACTGGATCTATTTTAATGCCGTTTTTACTAATTGCATTACCAAATTGGTTGACGATAGTTATAGTTCGAGCATTGATGGGTTTTGGTAATG GATTTGTCACTCCCTGTAGTGTCTACATTGTGGCGAAATGGTTCCCATCACATGAGAAAATTACAGCAATAACTGCGCTCTTCATAG gtcaaagcaggaagtacggtggtgttgaagaggtgagcacgtgtgttcctggtcttcttcactacatcctcgatgctctt attcagctgacgaccgatgcatccacatgtttcgtcgaattcggtcagcattcgttccgcttggctgatgctaggtgttatcagtacgatgtcatcagcaaagcgcaaatggtgtag
- a CDS encoding hypothetical protein (NECATOR_CHRI.G1584.T2), which produces MLPLSVIFAVIRMVSTDCSKPTRTPSELVDAIMANYSRSEIPQPLPVPVQVEVTVQDIMELSVLSNSFSADIWFSSIWHDRRLAFEHLDSCRANMSFDDNFEKMLWSPNVCIVNTKSTTVHMSPKPNVLLMLLPNGTIWLNYRVKVESPCSMNLERFPIDQQVCSLVFESYSYNTATVSIDWMPTAVTVLDDISLPDFDLSGIRTFKHTETYKAGEWFRLTVELRFKRRYGFYILQMYFPTYISVFISWIAFCIDTKALPARIVLGVNSLMSLTFQFGNIIRSLPPVSYIKAIDIWMFTCVAFIFASLLELAFVAYQDKKLLLKTNRSGNALYAILSFMKHFDPFNNPHDSPHLERHLQRRITEDALSLNFDATTGEQNSSLERQLAKQRRTNYLKRRRRLLDFGSRIDRISFIAFPTTFLAFNIFYWGFYLQEEEPST; this is translated from the exons ATGTTGCCTTTATCCGTGATTTTTGCTGTGATACGAATGGTCTCAACAGATTGCTCAAAACCAACACGCACTCCAAGTGAATTGGTGGATGCTATTATGGCAAACTATAGCAG ATCCGAGATTCCACAACCGTTACCTGTGCCGGTCCAAGTTGAGGTGACCGTACAAGATATTATGGAACTTTCTGTTCTCAGCAACAGTTTTTCGGCTGATATTTGGTTTAG CTCAATTTGGCACGATCGGCGACTTGCGTTCGAGCACCTCGACAGTTGTCGAGCGAATATGTCCTTCGATGACAACTTCGAAAAG ATGCTCTGGTCTCCCAATGTGTGCATTGTGAACACCAAGTCGACAACAGTACACATGTCACCGAAGCCGAATGTGCTCCTCATGCTTTTGCCAAATGGAACTATTTGGCTCAATTATAGG GTCAAAGTTGAGTCGCCATGTTCGATGAATCTAGAACGATTTCCAATTGATCAGCAGGTTTGCTCTCTG GTGTTTGAAAGCTACTCCTACAATACTGCTACTGTGAGTATCGATTGGATGCCTACGGCTGTTACGGTGCTTGACGATATCAGTTTACCGGATTTCGATCTTTCTGGTATCCGGACTTTCAAGCATACCGAG ACGTACAAAGCTGGCGAATGGTTTCGACTTACTGTGGAGTTGAGATTCAAACGCAGATATGGATTCTATATCCTGCAG ATGTACTTTCCCACTTACATCTCCGTGTTCATCTCATGGATCGCTTTTTGTATCGATACAAAGGCGCTTCCGGCAAGAATTGTGCTCGGGGTCAACTCCTTGATGTCTCTGACCTTCCAG TTTGGCAACATCATACGATCGCTTCCGCCCGTCTCCTACATCAAAGCGATCGATATATGGATGTTCACATGTGTTGCCTTCATATTTGCATCGTTATTGGAGTTAGCGTTCGTTGCCTACCAG GACAAGAAGCTGCTGCTGAAGACGAACAGATCAGGAAATGCTCTCTACGCTATCCTCTCCTTCATGAAACATTTCGATCCGTTCAATAATCCTCACGATTCACCACATCTGGAACGACATCTGCAACGGCGAATAACTGAAGAT GCACTCTCATTAAATTTTGATGCGACAACGGGAGAGCAGAACTCCTCATTGGAACGACAACTTGCTAAACAACGTCGAACGAATTATCTGAAAAGAAGACGACGATTACTCGATTTTGGTAGCCGTATCGACCGCATATCGTTCATCGCTTTTCCTACG ACTTTTCTCGCCTTCAACATCTTCTATTGGGGTTTCTATCTACAAGAAGAAGAACCATCAACATAA
- a CDS encoding hypothetical protein (NECATOR_CHRI.G1589.T1) gives MTSYLIFLACIIRSSMATSDASVQSGSRQQQLCKWNGLTTRTVSVLCGLFCTFWVLSSFFALSVKVE, from the exons atgacgtcgtacttgatcttcttggcttgcatcatcagatcttcgatggccacttccgatgcaagcgtac AGTCAGGAAGTAGGCAGCAGCAATTATGCAAATGGAACGGTTTAACGACGAGGACGGTTTCTGTGCTCTGTGGACTTTTTTGCACCTTTTGGGTTCTATCGTCGTTTTTTGCGCTCTCAGTGAAGGTCGA GTAA
- a CDS encoding hypothetical protein (NECATOR_CHRI.G1585.T2), whose amino-acid sequence MATASTYQLPPPPALWSLQSARFHQMMLLGWMTMTIGCLRGSISMVIVCMITRAESAVLAVNESTTEAPWHRFFHRNHNTVRDHVISIKGFRFFALND is encoded by the exons ATGGCTACTGCGTCTACTTATCAGCTGCCTCCACCTCCCG CATTGTGGTCACTTCAGTCGGCACGATTCCATCAAATGATGTTGCTTGGCTGGATGACAATGACAATTGGTTGCCTTCGAGGAAGCATAAGCATGGTTATTGTATGTATGATAACAAG AGCTGAGTCAGCTGTGTTGGCTGTGAACGAGAGCACTACGGAAGCACCATGGCATCGATTTTTTCACAGAAATCACAACACTGTAAGAGATCATGTCATTTCGATTAAAGGTTTCcgattttttgctttgaacGACTAG
- a CDS encoding hypothetical protein (NECATOR_CHRI.G1589.T3): MGDGGSFAHLSLHHRKQPPSEFWRDERNHPGLHNVRPDAPPEIRNTPDPWYAAFKRLFAFVWSSNQIGVACSMLFTSMICRLHTFGGWTIAVELYGITGLVFLVLWELYAVNKPRHSSYVTATELDHIRGKRLKKAMLNNVNTRTPFKKILLSPCTIAICACCYTQSFIVSCITAYLPTFNHAIMNIDILWNGFASSLPFFVHATSSTVFLYGFLTLRKHGISKTTIIKGYSIVATSGVSLCILAFFILTSDQFLVLALLQSAALGFLSAFLVGCIASVTAIVPQFTSFALPYTEVYTHLAAVLAPVAVEMFSKTNEFKQWSILLCLLLVLLTGIVFSLFAHGCHEIVLQPYSEHLTIQSRIRSHRELHEQEALQPIQHSKSSMEPPAVTYCGGEASIPLRYEELPLGSHSTSSSAKSITSLEQAKNETMVSPLMIDITSPVI; the protein is encoded by the exons atgggagacgggggtagtttcgctcatctctccctgcatcaccgCAAGCAGCCGCCATCAGAATTCt ggagggatgagcggaaccaccccggtctccataatgtacgaccggatgctccacctgaaatccgtaacaccccagatccgtggtatgctgccttcaaaagGCTGTTCGCTTTCGTCTG GTCGA GTAATCAGATAGGTGTTGCGTGTTCGATGCTGTTTACATCCATGATTTGCCGATTGCACACATTTGGTGGTTGGACTATTGCTGTAGAGTTATATG GTATCACTGGACTCGTATTTCTTGTGCTGTGGGAACTGTATGCAGTCAATAAGCCAAGACACTCAAGCTATGTAACAGCGACCGAATTGGATCATATTCGAGGGAAAAGGCTCAAAAAAGCCATGCTCAACAACGTGAACACACGAACACCATTTAAAAAG ATTCTTCTTTCACCATGCACTATAGCAATATGTGCGTGCTGCTACACTCAATCGTTCATAGTTTCCTGCATCACAGCCTACTTGCCAACGTTCAATCATGCTATAATGAACATTGACATATTGTGG AACGGATTTGCCTCTTCACTGCCATTTTTCGTCCACGCCACCAGCAGTACAGTCTTCCTCTATGGTTTCTTAACATTGAGAAAACATGGTATTTCTAAGACCACTATTATCAAGGGCTACTCTATTGTAG CAACCTCCGGTGTATCATTATGCATTCTTGCGTTCTTCATACTTACGTCTGACCAATTTCTCGTACTAGCACTTCTTCAAAGTGCCGCGTTAGGATTTCTCTCCGCATTTTTAGTTGGATGTATCGCAAGTGTAACGGCTATAGTTCCACAG TTTACTTCATTTGCTTTACCGTACACCGAAGTGTACACCCATCTTGCAGCTGTACTGGCACCAGTTGCTGTTGAAATGTTCTCGAAAACT AACGAATTTAAACAGTGGAGTATTTTGTTGTGCCTATTACTCGTACTTCTGACAGGAATTGTCTTCTCTCTATTCGCTCATG GTTGTCATGAAATCGTGCTGCAACCTTATTCAGAACATTTGACGATACAAAGTCGTATTCGTTCTCACAGAGAACTCCACGAGCAAGAG GCACTGCAACCGATCCAGCACTCCAAATCATCCATGGAACCTCCAGCAGTTACATATTGTGGGGGAGAAGCTTCAATTCCTCTGAGATATGAAGAACTGCCGCTGGGGA GTCACAGCACTTCCAGTTCGGCTAAATCTATTACATCGCTGGAACAAGCAAAGAACGAAAcaa TGGTGTCTCCATTGATGATCGACATCACGTCTCCAGTCATCTGA
- a CDS encoding hypothetical protein (NECATOR_CHRI.G1585.T3) codes for MTGTNKSTFAVERIRMHFSAISKPPHSIPEQSTIHSTYYFATLIGLFLSHFLIGRFHAKRILTFGLLLNSTGSILMPFLLIALPNWLTIVIVRALMGFGNGLIM; via the exons atgactGGTACTAACAAGAGTACCTTTGCGGTCGAAAGG ATTCGCATGCATTTCTCAGCAATTTCCAAACCACCACACAGCA TTCCCGAACAGTCGACTATTCACTCCACTTACTATTTTGCAACGCTAATTGGATTATTTCTATCGCATTTCCTCATAGGAAg ATTTCATGCAAAGCGAATATTAACATTCGGTCTACTTCTCAATTCAACTGGATCTATTTTAATGCCGTTTTTACTAATTGCATTACCAAATTGGTTGACGATAGTTATAGTTCGAGCATTGATGGGTTTTGGTAATG GTctgatcatgtaa
- a CDS encoding hypothetical protein (NECATOR_CHRI.G1585.T1), with protein sequence MATASTYQLPPPPALWSLQSARFHQMMLLGWMTMTIGCLRGSISMVIVCMITRAESAVLAVNESTTEAPWHRFFHRNHNTVRDHVISIKAETTLHLRTAVEIAHHEWWYHKDLLVVRLRKRRHPEWCDGKLTQLGHPAGASKGPIASTTACRIAPQVRCNCRSDCVRSGAAEKAVAIVVGSSRTAAMTGTNKSTFAVERIRMHFSAISKPPHSIPEQSTIHSTYYFATLIGLFLSHFLIGRFHAKRILTFGLLLNSTGSILMPFLLIALPNWLTIVIVRALMGFGNGFVTPCSVYIVAKWFPSHEKITAITALFIGFRSIGQSRKYGGVEEVSTCVPGLLHYILDALIQLTTDASTCFVEFGQHSFRLADARCYQYDVISKAQMV encoded by the exons ATGGCTACTGCGTCTACTTATCAGCTGCCTCCACCTCCCG CATTGTGGTCACTTCAGTCGGCACGATTCCATCAAATGATGTTGCTTGGCTGGATGACAATGACAATTGGTTGCCTTCGAGGAAGCATAAGCATGGTTATTGTATGTATGATAACAAG AGCTGAGTCAGCTGTGTTGGCTGTGAACGAGAGCACTACGGAAGCACCATGGCATCGATTTTTTCACAGAAATCACAACACTGTAAGAGATCATGTCATTTCGATTAAAG CCGAGACGACTCTACACCTGAGAACTGCTGTGGAAATCGCACACCATGAATGGTGGTATCATAAGGACCTGCTTGTGGTGCGATTGCGTAAACGTAGGCACCCGGAGTGGTGCGATGGCAAGCTCACACAGCTCGGGCACCCGGCTGgagctagcaaaggtcccattGCGAGCACAACCGCTTGCAGaattgcaccacaagtcaG GTGCAATTGCCGAAGCGACTGCGTTCGAAGTGGTGCGGCCGAGAAAGCGGTTGCAATCGTGGTGGGgtcatcgcgaactgcagcgatgactGGTACTAACAAGAGTACCTTTGCGGTCGAAAGG ATTCGCATGCATTTCTCAGCAATTTCCAAACCACCACACAGCA TTCCCGAACAGTCGACTATTCACTCCACTTACTATTTTGCAACGCTAATTGGATTATTTCTATCGCATTTCCTCATAGGAAg ATTTCATGCAAAGCGAATATTAACATTCGGTCTACTTCTCAATTCAACTGGATCTATTTTAATGCCGTTTTTACTAATTGCATTACCAAATTGGTTGACGATAGTTATAGTTCGAGCATTGATGGGTTTTGGTAATG GATTTGTCACTCCCTGTAGTGTCTACATTGTGGCGAAATGGTTCCCATCACATGAGAAAATTACAGCAATAACTGCGCTCTTCATAG gtttccgaagtataggtcaaagcaggaagtacggtggtgttgaagaggtgagcacgtgtgttcctggtcttcttcactacatcctcgatgctctt attcagctgacgaccgatgcatccacatgtttcgtcgaattcggtcagcattcgttccgcttggctgatgctaggtgttatcagtacgatgtcatcagcaaagcgcaaatggtgtag
- a CDS encoding hypothetical protein (NECATOR_CHRI.G1587.T1) — MDNIDKEYDRLLEHLHDCAKKAESFKTTKRRLSLETLELIRQRGAARAAGSQELTSELTKLCREAIKEDLKERKAEGRLKLQRRGKASAMPVETSPVARRG; from the coding sequence atggacaacatcgacaaggaatatgaccggcttcttgaacaccttcacgactgcgcgaagaaggctgagagttttaaaaccaccaagagacgcctgtctcttgaaactcttgagctgatacgccagcgtggagcagcacgagccgcagggagtcaagaactcacgtccgaactcacaaagctttgcagagaggcgataaaggaagaccttaaagagagaaaggCAGAAGGcaggctgaagctgcagagacggggaaaagcatccgctatgcccgtcgagacttcgccagtcgcaagacgaggatga
- a CDS encoding hypothetical protein (NECATOR_CHRI.G1588.T1), whose protein sequence is MRRWGPTPALTIFVAYAPISSYEKEEVEAFYMDLEKFYREDHAFYKVIIGDFNAKIGPRRTPEKLQIGTNGLQWNDQGERLSEFIMTTKTIVTRNSRSPPLYAGRGSHPAEGTVMK, encoded by the coding sequence atgagaagatggggtccaacaccagctttgactatcttcgtcgcttacgctccaatatcaagctacgaaaaagaagaagtcgaagctttctatatggacctagagaagttctaccgagaagatcatgccttctacaaggtcataattggcgatttcaacgccaaaattggcccaagaagaacgccggagaaACTTCAAATCGGGACcaacggcctacaatggaatgaccagggggagaggctctccgagttcatcatgacgactaagaccatagtgactcgcaattccagaagccctcctctctacgctggacgtgggagtcacccggcggagggtaccgtaatgaaatag
- a CDS encoding hypothetical protein (NECATOR_CHRI.G1584.T1) has product MLPLSVIFAVIRMVSTDCSKPTRTPSELVDAIMANYSRSEIPQPLPVPVQVEVTVQDIMELSVLSNSFSADIWFSSIWHDRRLAFEHLDSCRANMSFDDNFEKMLWSPNVCIVNTKSTTVHMSPKPNVLLMLLPNGTIWLNYRVKVESPCSMNLERFPIDQQVFESYSYNTATVSIDWMPTAVTVLDDISLPDFDLSGIRTFKHTEMYFPTYISVFISWIAFCIDTKALPARIVLGVNSLMSLTFQFGNIIRSLPPVSYIKAIDIWMFTCVAFIFASLLELAFVAYQDKKLLLKTNRSGNALYAILSFMKHFDPFNNPHDSPHLERHLQRRITEDALSLNFDATTGEQNSSLERQLAKQRRTNYLKRRRRLLDFGSRIDRISFIAFPTIGFRGGRTAVGKRFGSDCMIDGSKPTQNQPNLSLSPIWG; this is encoded by the exons ATGTTGCCTTTATCCGTGATTTTTGCTGTGATACGAATGGTCTCAACAGATTGCTCAAAACCAACACGCACTCCAAGTGAATTGGTGGATGCTATTATGGCAAACTATAGCAG ATCCGAGATTCCACAACCGTTACCTGTGCCGGTCCAAGTTGAGGTGACCGTACAAGATATTATGGAACTTTCTGTTCTCAGCAACAGTTTTTCGGCTGATATTTGGTTTAG CTCAATTTGGCACGATCGGCGACTTGCGTTCGAGCACCTCGACAGTTGTCGAGCGAATATGTCCTTCGATGACAACTTCGAAAAG ATGCTCTGGTCTCCCAATGTGTGCATTGTGAACACCAAGTCGACAACAGTACACATGTCACCGAAGCCGAATGTGCTCCTCATGCTTTTGCCAAATGGAACTATTTGGCTCAATTATAGG GTCAAAGTTGAGTCGCCATGTTCGATGAATCTAGAACGATTTCCAATTGATCAGCAG GTGTTTGAAAGCTACTCCTACAATACTGCTACTGTGAGTATCGATTGGATGCCTACGGCTGTTACGGTGCTTGACGATATCAGTTTACCGGATTTCGATCTTTCTGGTATCCGGACTTTCAAGCATACCGAG ATGTACTTTCCCACTTACATCTCCGTGTTCATCTCATGGATCGCTTTTTGTATCGATACAAAGGCGCTTCCGGCAAGAATTGTGCTCGGGGTCAACTCCTTGATGTCTCTGACCTTCCAG TTTGGCAACATCATACGATCGCTTCCGCCCGTCTCCTACATCAAAGCGATCGATATATGGATGTTCACATGTGTTGCCTTCATATTTGCATCGTTATTGGAGTTAGCGTTCGTTGCCTACCAG GACAAGAAGCTGCTGCTGAAGACGAACAGATCAGGAAATGCTCTCTACGCTATCCTCTCCTTCATGAAACATTTCGATCCGTTCAATAATCCTCACGATTCACCACATCTGGAACGACATCTGCAACGGCGAATAACTGAAGAT GCACTCTCATTAAATTTTGATGCGACAACGGGAGAGCAGAACTCCTCATTGGAACGACAACTTGCTAAACAACGTCGAACGAATTATCTGAAAAGAAGACGACGATTACTCGATTTTGGTAGCCGTATCGACCGCATATCGTTCATCGCTTTTCCTACG ATTGGATTCCGAGGCGGGCGTACCGctgtcggcaagaggttcggCAGTGACTgcatgatcgatggttcgaaaccgacTCAAAatcaaccaaacctttcattgtCACCAATTTGGGGATAA